One genomic region from Euzebya tangerina encodes:
- a CDS encoding NADH-quinone oxidoreductase subunit A has product MLVEYLPIVLLFAVATLFVVLSVAVSAKLGPSNPNPAKEAAYESGIIPEPETAVAGQRFPVKFYLIAMLFIIFDVEAVFLYPWATVLGELGWYGLAVMGVFLALLLESYFYVVRKGGLEWE; this is encoded by the coding sequence GTGCTGGTTGAGTACCTGCCGATCGTCCTGCTCTTCGCCGTTGCGACGCTGTTCGTCGTGCTGAGCGTGGCCGTCTCGGCCAAGCTCGGTCCGTCGAACCCCAACCCGGCGAAGGAAGCGGCCTACGAGTCCGGGATCATCCCCGAGCCCGAGACCGCTGTGGCAGGCCAACGCTTCCCGGTCAAGTTCTACCTGATCGCGATGTTGTTCATCATCTTCGACGTCGAGGCGGTGTTCCTCTACCCGTGGGCCACGGTCCTGGGTGAGCTGGGCTGGTACGGCCTGGCCGTGATGGGCGTGTTCCTGGCCCTGCTGCTCGAGTCCTACTTCTACGTCGTGCGCAAGGGGGGTCTGGAATGGGAATAG
- a CDS encoding RNA-binding S4 domain-containing protein produces MSDDALDVPISGDTIKLGQFLKLANVIESGAHAKLVLADGVVTVNGEVEVRRGRQLSVGDAVEVAGEVFLVGEGHGTR; encoded by the coding sequence ATGTCCGACGACGCCCTCGACGTCCCGATCTCCGGCGACACGATCAAGCTGGGCCAGTTCCTCAAGTTGGCGAACGTGATCGAGTCCGGCGCGCACGCCAAGCTGGTTCTGGCCGACGGCGTCGTCACCGTGAACGGCGAGGTCGAGGTCCGCCGAGGACGTCAACTCTCCGTCGGGGACGCTGTCGAGGTCGCTGGCGAGGTGTTCCTGGTCGGCGAGGGACACGGCACCCGCTGA
- a CDS encoding DUF4038 domain-containing protein: MFPLICDCDRLRRADGGVFAYAADTAWELIHRAAPGEIERYLDDRAAKGFTVIQTVLLAELDGTTTPNHAGELPLVDGDIDRPNESYMAHADHIISACADRGLVVGLLPTWGAYVTPLWRPTPVLFDAAAAGRWGRWVGHRFGDHANVIWILGGDRPVVEPEADHRPLWAAMAAGINQTQAQPHLCSYHPPAGHTSADELAAETWIDFHMCQSGHSSDRTAPRRLVERMRRLDPSRPCLDAEPCYEDHPIDFDPAAGRFDADDVERAIRAALRAGAAGFAYGSHAVWQWLDDGRTPISHARGSWHEALGSAGSSRVAELADLIT; encoded by the coding sequence GTGTTCCCGCTCATCTGCGACTGCGACCGGCTCCGCCGCGCAGATGGCGGGGTCTTCGCCTACGCAGCCGACACGGCCTGGGAGCTGATCCATCGAGCGGCACCCGGCGAGATCGAGAGGTACCTCGACGACCGGGCCGCGAAGGGGTTCACGGTGATCCAGACCGTTCTGCTGGCCGAACTCGACGGAACGACGACGCCGAACCATGCCGGGGAGCTTCCACTGGTCGATGGCGACATCGACCGGCCGAACGAGTCCTACATGGCGCATGCCGACCACATCATCAGCGCGTGCGCCGACCGGGGGCTCGTCGTCGGCCTGCTCCCGACCTGGGGTGCCTACGTCACGCCGCTCTGGCGCCCGACGCCGGTCCTGTTCGATGCCGCGGCTGCCGGTCGCTGGGGCCGCTGGGTGGGACACCGGTTCGGTGATCATGCAAACGTGATCTGGATCCTGGGTGGTGATCGACCGGTCGTCGAGCCGGAAGCTGACCACCGCCCGCTGTGGGCCGCCATGGCCGCGGGAATCAACCAGACCCAGGCGCAACCCCACCTGTGCAGCTATCACCCACCTGCTGGCCACACGAGTGCTGACGAGTTGGCGGCAGAGACGTGGATCGACTTCCACATGTGCCAGTCAGGTCACTCCTCCGACCGGACGGCCCCGCGTCGCCTGGTCGAACGCATGCGCCGTCTCGACCCGTCTCGGCCATGTCTAGATGCCGAACCCTGCTACGAGGATCACCCCATCGACTTCGATCCGGCTGCTGGACGATTCGACGCCGATGACGTCGAACGCGCCATCCGTGCTGCTCTGCGCGCTGGTGCAGCAGGATTCGCCTACGGCTCCCACGCGGTCTGGCAGTGGCTGGACGACGGGCGTACGCCGATCAGTCACGCGCGAGGCTCGTGGCACGAGGCGCTTGGCTCGGCGGGGAGTTCGCGAGTGGCCGAACTTGCTGACCTGATCACCTGA
- a CDS encoding class I SAM-dependent methyltransferase has translation MNPIENYTAVNKANWESRVPLHEQGYQLDAYRHDPDHLSPVVAFDRPRLGDIEGLDVVHLQCHIGTDTLSLARLGATVTGLDFSPSALSVARQLAEDSDQPITYVESDVLRADEVLGDERFDLVYTGIGAICWVPEITPWARVVAALLRPGGRLFIRDGHPVLLALDYGRDDDEVAMVYDYFEGEAVVEEETETYVEADGPIASPTTVSFNHGIGEIVTAVLAAGMRIDALTEHNSAPWNALGAAMAADDAGEFRLRRRPNRLPATFTLQATKVA, from the coding sequence ATGAATCCGATCGAGAACTACACCGCCGTCAACAAGGCCAACTGGGAGAGTCGGGTGCCGCTGCACGAGCAGGGCTACCAGTTGGACGCCTACCGCCACGATCCGGATCACCTCTCCCCGGTGGTCGCCTTCGACCGCCCGCGACTGGGTGACATCGAGGGGTTGGACGTCGTCCACCTGCAGTGCCACATCGGGACCGACACCCTCTCCCTCGCAAGGCTGGGCGCGACCGTCACCGGTCTGGACTTCTCGCCCTCGGCGTTGTCCGTCGCACGTCAACTGGCCGAGGACTCCGACCAGCCGATCACCTACGTCGAGTCGGACGTCCTGCGGGCCGACGAGGTCCTCGGAGATGAGCGCTTCGACCTGGTCTACACGGGCATCGGGGCCATCTGCTGGGTCCCCGAGATCACCCCGTGGGCCAGGGTCGTGGCCGCCCTGCTCCGGCCCGGCGGGCGACTGTTCATCCGCGACGGGCACCCCGTGCTCCTCGCCCTCGACTACGGCCGTGATGACGACGAGGTGGCCATGGTCTATGACTACTTCGAGGGTGAGGCGGTCGTGGAGGAGGAGACCGAGACCTACGTCGAGGCGGATGGCCCGATCGCCTCGCCGACGACGGTCTCCTTCAACCACGGCATCGGGGAGATCGTCACCGCGGTCCTGGCCGCCGGCATGCGGATCGACGCCCTGACGGAGCACAACTCGGCTCCCTGGAACGCACTCGGTGCGGCCATGGCGGCTGACGATGCCGGGGAGTTCCGGCTCAGGCGCAGACCGAACCGGCTGCCGGCGACCTTCACGCTGCAGGCGACCAAGGTGGCCTGA
- a CDS encoding M15 family metallopeptidase, translated as MPRVVVGVLSTVLVALLLPLPSIPAAAIVLAAGVDGESAPGQRNPARRGPEVSVIRTTGSLPADVVVQAANVVGVTAVAEVDTETVRLMDTSAGVGWASGFGVAFDLYGVDPATYADVVPAAGALDQLGDGEVVLSATAARQRGIGPGDWIALHDGRRLAVVGTIAAGLIDGAGGVVTRGTLQGRTRYALVAHGVSDGVPAALDAIVAPIPRTLVRTVGAAPWSIGWRTVASLTALEDALGPLPYRPAAGRSIVLGQAVDVVDAEVPILGRVRCHAAIIEPLRQALGAIEQDGLADLVDPTDYAGCHSPRLIAAGGPISRHAFGIAVDLNASTNGFGVAPTMDLRIVEHFSAAGFVWGGDWPVPDGMHFEWHPDA; from the coding sequence GTGCCTCGTGTCGTCGTCGGCGTCCTCTCCACGGTCCTCGTTGCCCTGCTGCTCCCACTGCCGTCCATCCCGGCGGCCGCCATCGTCCTGGCAGCAGGCGTGGACGGTGAGTCGGCCCCCGGCCAGCGGAACCCGGCCCGCCGGGGCCCCGAGGTGTCGGTGATACGCACGACCGGGTCCTTGCCGGCCGATGTGGTCGTGCAGGCCGCGAACGTCGTCGGGGTCACAGCCGTGGCGGAGGTCGACACCGAGACCGTCCGGCTGATGGACACCTCCGCCGGTGTCGGTTGGGCATCTGGGTTCGGCGTGGCCTTCGACCTGTACGGCGTCGACCCCGCCACCTACGCAGATGTCGTCCCGGCGGCCGGGGCGTTGGATCAACTCGGGGACGGCGAGGTGGTGCTGTCGGCTACCGCTGCCCGCCAACGAGGCATCGGACCGGGGGACTGGATCGCCTTGCACGACGGGCGACGACTCGCTGTCGTGGGGACGATCGCCGCTGGGCTGATCGATGGTGCCGGAGGGGTCGTGACCCGTGGGACCCTGCAGGGCCGAACTCGCTACGCACTCGTGGCGCACGGCGTATCCGATGGGGTCCCGGCCGCCCTCGACGCCATCGTCGCACCGATCCCCCGGACCCTGGTCCGCACGGTCGGGGCGGCGCCGTGGTCGATCGGCTGGCGGACCGTGGCCTCACTGACGGCGCTGGAGGATGCACTCGGTCCGCTGCCATACCGGCCGGCCGCCGGGCGCTCGATCGTCCTCGGCCAGGCGGTGGATGTGGTGGACGCTGAGGTTCCCATCCTCGGACGGGTCCGGTGTCATGCCGCCATCATCGAGCCACTGCGCCAGGCCCTGGGCGCGATCGAGCAGGACGGCTTGGCCGACCTGGTGGATCCGACCGACTACGCCGGCTGCCACTCCCCCCGGCTCATCGCGGCTGGCGGACCGATCTCCCGCCACGCGTTCGGGATCGCCGTCGACCTGAACGCCTCGACCAACGGGTTCGGCGTCGCACCGACGATGGATCTCCGCATCGTGGAGCACTTCTCCGCGGCCGGCTTCGTCTGGGGTGGTGACTGGCCGGTGCCGGACGGCATGCACTTCGAGTGGCACCCGGACGCCTGA
- a CDS encoding NAD(P)H-dependent oxidoreductase subunit E: MARYPVKRSALLPLLHLVQYQDGYVSDDGIAECAELLDLTKAEVAAVSTFYTMYKREPMGRHLVSICTNFSCAVRGGKEVYDRVSDHLGVGHNETTQDGTITLEHAECLGNCEGAPLISVDYINYEMVEPDAAISLVEGLREGNPAEPTRGMIPPGVREASHRLAAIGPIDPDGPGQRLGLATAEHGAVPQPEAGVGAGGVGIISFGTNGADPTADGAAARPDEVPPPAKNVPITEEPIPGAAGSSAEAEEQTEDAVAAAGGQPDEIAEEAAPSDADPGVQGAEADTDDDADPREEPPGEADSEGAS; the protein is encoded by the coding sequence GTGGCGCGCTACCCGGTCAAGCGCAGCGCTCTGCTGCCGCTGCTCCACCTGGTGCAGTACCAGGACGGCTACGTCAGTGATGACGGGATCGCGGAGTGCGCCGAACTGCTGGACCTGACCAAGGCCGAGGTGGCCGCAGTCTCGACCTTCTACACGATGTACAAGCGCGAGCCGATGGGCCGCCACCTGGTCAGCATCTGCACCAACTTCTCCTGCGCCGTCCGAGGCGGCAAGGAGGTCTACGACCGGGTCAGCGACCACCTCGGCGTCGGCCACAACGAGACCACCCAGGACGGGACCATCACGCTGGAGCACGCCGAGTGCCTGGGCAACTGCGAGGGCGCCCCGCTGATCAGCGTCGACTACATCAACTACGAGATGGTCGAGCCCGACGCCGCCATCTCCCTGGTGGAGGGTCTCCGGGAGGGAAACCCGGCGGAGCCCACCCGCGGCATGATCCCGCCCGGCGTCCGCGAGGCCTCGCACCGGCTGGCCGCAATCGGTCCGATCGACCCCGACGGTCCCGGCCAGCGACTGGGCCTGGCCACGGCCGAGCACGGAGCCGTGCCCCAGCCCGAGGCCGGCGTCGGAGCCGGTGGTGTCGGCATCATCAGCTTCGGGACCAACGGGGCGGATCCCACCGCGGACGGGGCCGCCGCTCGCCCTGATGAGGTACCCCCGCCCGCCAAGAACGTCCCGATCACCGAGGAGCCGATCCCCGGCGCGGCAGGGTCCAGCGCCGAGGCGGAGGAGCAGACCGAGGACGCCGTGGCGGCAGCCGGTGGTCAGCCGGACGAGATCGCGGAGGAGGCAGCGCCCAGCGACGCCGATCCCGGCGTCCAGGGAGCCGAGGCCGACACCGACGACGACGCGGATCCTCGCGAGGAGCCACCGGGCGAGGCCGACAGCGAAGGAGCAAGCTGA
- a CDS encoding NADH-quinone oxidoreductase subunit C: MVDATTTKAAKEDDDTGASTLSVHLQELREVLTGGIPGATASEHRGELTITVDPVTLTAALQFARDDAATQCELLSDISAVHWPGGVMPVDVEETTGWPTYTEERDEGSIEVNYILRSVAKNHWFRIRVSLPDDDPTVASATGIYSSANFMEREAYDLMGVEFTGHPNLTRIMMPDDWNGHPHRKDYPLGGVEVMYKGETIPPPDERDY, translated from the coding sequence ATGGTGGATGCCACGACCACGAAGGCCGCCAAGGAAGACGACGACACCGGCGCTTCCACCCTGTCGGTCCATCTCCAGGAGCTGCGCGAGGTGCTGACCGGCGGGATCCCGGGCGCCACGGCCAGCGAGCACCGCGGCGAGCTGACCATCACCGTCGACCCGGTGACGCTGACAGCGGCGTTGCAGTTCGCCCGCGACGACGCAGCGACGCAGTGCGAGCTGCTCAGCGACATCTCCGCGGTCCACTGGCCGGGTGGGGTGATGCCCGTCGACGTCGAGGAGACCACCGGCTGGCCGACCTACACCGAGGAGCGGGACGAGGGGTCGATCGAGGTCAACTACATCCTGCGCTCGGTCGCGAAGAACCACTGGTTCCGCATCAGGGTGTCCCTCCCGGATGACGACCCGACCGTGGCCAGCGCGACCGGGATCTACTCCTCGGCCAACTTCATGGAGCGTGAGGCCTACGACCTCATGGGCGTGGAGTTCACCGGCCACCCCAACCTCACCCGGATCATGATGCCGGACGACTGGAACGGCCACCCGCACCGCAAGGACTACCCGCTCGGTGGGGTCGAGGTCATGTACAAGGGCGAGACCATCCCCCCACCGGATGAGCGTGACTACTAG
- a CDS encoding NuoB/complex I 20 kDa subunit family protein: MGIESKLPNGILLTSTEKLLGIARAGSLFPATFGLACCAIEMMATGAAHYDLARFGMEVFRASPRQADLMIVAGRVSQKMAPVVRNLYDQMADPKWVISMGVCASSGGMFNNYAIVQGVDHIIPVDMYVPGCPPRPELLMDGILKLHDKIRNEQLVERPRKGESMEDFRRRTGWVDGDTVEEVTPDGKPMTAPALHRIMPKEAVVAGRASKSDAVRRSAAQLADDVEAGKPGASWAVPTGAGFGDGSSGSGSGSGSTDRGDGA, translated from the coding sequence ATGGGAATAGAGTCCAAGCTGCCGAACGGCATCCTGCTGACCAGCACGGAGAAGCTGCTGGGGATCGCCCGGGCCGGCTCGCTGTTCCCGGCGACCTTCGGCCTGGCCTGCTGTGCCATCGAGATGATGGCCACAGGCGCCGCCCACTACGACCTGGCGCGCTTCGGGATGGAGGTCTTCCGCGCCTCACCGCGGCAGGCGGACCTGATGATCGTGGCCGGTCGCGTGTCGCAGAAGATGGCCCCCGTGGTCCGCAACCTCTACGACCAGATGGCCGATCCCAAGTGGGTCATCTCGATGGGTGTGTGCGCAAGCTCCGGGGGGATGTTCAACAACTACGCCATCGTCCAGGGCGTCGACCACATCATCCCCGTCGACATGTACGTCCCCGGCTGCCCCCCGCGCCCCGAGTTGCTGATGGACGGCATCCTCAAGCTGCACGACAAGATCCGCAACGAGCAGCTGGTCGAGCGGCCCCGCAAGGGCGAGTCCATGGAGGACTTCCGGCGTCGGACCGGCTGGGTCGACGGCGACACCGTGGAGGAGGTCACACCCGACGGCAAGCCCATGACCGCACCCGCCCTGCACCGGATCATGCCGAAGGAGGCGGTGGTTGCGGGCCGCGCCTCCAAGTCAGACGCTGTCCGGCGGTCCGCCGCGCAGTTGGCTGATGACGTCGAGGCTGGCAAGCCCGGCGCGTCCTGGGCCGTGCCGACCGGGGCCGGCTTCGGGGACGGGTCGTCCGGGAGCGGGTCCGGCTCCGGCAGCACTGACAGAGGTGACGGCGCCTGA
- a CDS encoding NAD(P)/FAD-dependent oxidoreductase, protein MASPINPAGYTSEPVDLSGPTETADVVVVGAGPGGAAAGYFLAQLGHDVVILEKESFPRDKVCGDGLTPRAVHAMRMLDLTAEAEGTPDGWARQTGLRMYGGGVVWNMPWPETDEFPTHSITATRALFDHTLAKNAAGAGAHLWEQTKAVAPIWSTPAEDTVCGVVYQRPDGSHGAIHARIVVLADGGSSRLAVQMGLHRDETRPMGTAVRAYYRTPRSTMDHMEGFLEMRNPDGELLPGYGWIFPLDDGLANVGWGLISTSEHYQSTSYRTVLDDWVASFPAEWEMNPETRVGRVKGAGLPMGHNRHPHIWKGAVLVGDSGGMVNPFNGEGISYAIEAADMAARAIDQAFVANNPDLLRRYPEELRHTWGGYYQLGRVFLTVMANPTVMRMCTEYGMPRRRLMDFVFRTMAHLVNEKNRNVTDVVINTLSRVVPAA, encoded by the coding sequence ATGGCATCACCGATCAATCCGGCCGGCTACACCTCCGAACCCGTCGACCTGTCCGGACCGACCGAGACCGCGGATGTCGTGGTCGTCGGCGCAGGACCGGGCGGCGCCGCGGCTGGCTACTTCCTGGCCCAACTGGGCCACGACGTCGTGATCCTGGAGAAGGAATCCTTCCCCCGCGACAAGGTCTGCGGTGATGGGCTGACCCCACGGGCCGTGCACGCCATGCGGATGTTGGATCTGACTGCCGAGGCGGAGGGCACCCCTGACGGCTGGGCTCGGCAGACGGGGCTGCGGATGTACGGCGGCGGCGTGGTGTGGAACATGCCCTGGCCCGAGACCGACGAGTTCCCGACCCACTCCATCACCGCCACGCGGGCCCTGTTCGACCACACCCTGGCGAAGAACGCCGCCGGTGCCGGGGCACATCTGTGGGAGCAGACGAAGGCAGTCGCGCCGATCTGGTCCACGCCTGCCGAGGACACCGTGTGTGGCGTCGTCTACCAACGGCCCGACGGCAGCCACGGTGCCATCCACGCCAGGATCGTCGTCCTGGCTGACGGCGGATCCTCCCGCCTGGCAGTCCAGATGGGTCTGCACCGGGACGAGACGCGACCCATGGGAACGGCCGTCCGGGCCTACTACCGCACACCGCGATCGACGATGGATCACATGGAAGGGTTCCTCGAGATGCGGAACCCCGACGGTGAGCTGCTGCCGGGCTACGGCTGGATCTTCCCCCTCGACGACGGGCTGGCCAACGTCGGTTGGGGCCTGATCTCGACCTCGGAGCACTACCAGTCCACCAGCTATCGCACGGTCCTCGACGACTGGGTGGCGAGCTTCCCGGCGGAGTGGGAGATGAACCCCGAGACCCGCGTCGGCCGCGTCAAGGGCGCCGGCCTGCCGATGGGTCACAACCGGCATCCCCACATCTGGAAGGGCGCGGTGCTCGTCGGTGACTCTGGCGGGATGGTCAACCCCTTCAACGGGGAGGGGATCTCCTACGCCATCGAGGCGGCCGACATGGCCGCACGCGCGATCGATCAGGCCTTCGTCGCGAACAACCCAGACCTGCTGCGCCGGTACCCGGAGGAGCTCAGGCACACCTGGGGCGGCTACTACCAGCTGGGGCGGGTCTTCCTGACCGTCATGGCCAACCCCACGGTCATGCGGATGTGCACCGAGTACGGCATGCCGCGCCGTCGGCTCATGGACTTCGTGTTCCGCACGATGGCCCACCTGGTCAATGAGAAGAACCGCAACGTGACCGACGTGGTCATCAACACGCTGAGCCGGGTCGTCCCAGCCGCATAG
- the nuoF gene encoding NADH-quinone oxidoreductase subunit NuoF, producing MPQVKVLSKRYDEPDAHTLEGYTRLDGWKAMKRAFAQDPAVLREVVKDSGLRGRGGAGFPTGLKWSFVPQDTGKPVYLVVNADESEPGTFKDRELMERDPFQLIEGIICSAYALNSPRSFIFIRGEYLFPGIRLEEALAEAYANNYLGEDIQGSGFSHHITLHYGSGAYICGEETALLEALEGRRGQPRLRPPFPAVAGLYACPTVINNVESIAAAGHIIEHGANWWKQWGPERSPGTKLFCVSGEVARPGNYEFPMGTSCREIVEEACGGMLPGRNLKFWAPGGSSTPLLTDEHFDIPMDFDSIAEAGSLMGTGAMMMYSDKTSVVEATLNWIRFYEHESCGKCTPCREGNFWVGQILERMLDGRGRPEDIDTLDELADNIFGRSFCALADGATSPVKSSIKYFRDEYEYLIQRGRLPDHITPHAGAITDNAQSNRPKMMVGVGHV from the coding sequence ATGCCACAGGTCAAGGTGCTGTCCAAGCGCTACGACGAGCCGGATGCCCACACGCTTGAGGGCTACACCCGGCTGGACGGCTGGAAGGCGATGAAGCGCGCCTTCGCCCAGGACCCCGCCGTCCTGCGTGAGGTCGTGAAGGACTCCGGGCTCCGAGGTCGCGGTGGCGCAGGCTTCCCGACCGGCCTGAAGTGGAGCTTCGTGCCGCAGGACACCGGCAAGCCCGTCTACCTGGTCGTCAACGCCGACGAGTCCGAGCCCGGCACCTTCAAGGACCGAGAGCTCATGGAGCGCGACCCGTTCCAACTCATCGAGGGGATCATCTGCTCGGCGTATGCCCTGAACTCCCCCCGCTCCTTCATCTTCATCCGCGGCGAGTACCTCTTCCCCGGCATCCGGCTGGAGGAGGCCCTCGCTGAGGCGTACGCGAACAACTACCTGGGTGAGGACATCCAGGGCTCCGGGTTCAGCCACCACATCACGCTGCACTACGGCTCCGGTGCCTACATCTGCGGTGAGGAGACTGCGCTGCTGGAGGCACTGGAGGGCCGTCGCGGCCAACCACGCCTCCGCCCGCCCTTTCCCGCCGTCGCCGGCCTCTACGCCTGCCCCACGGTCATCAACAACGTGGAGTCCATCGCCGCCGCCGGTCACATCATCGAGCACGGCGCCAACTGGTGGAAGCAGTGGGGCCCCGAGCGCTCACCGGGCACCAAGCTGTTCTGCGTGTCCGGCGAGGTGGCCCGGCCCGGCAACTACGAGTTCCCGATGGGCACCTCGTGCCGCGAGATCGTCGAGGAGGCCTGCGGCGGCATGTTGCCCGGCCGCAACCTCAAGTTCTGGGCGCCCGGCGGATCGTCGACCCCCCTGCTGACCGACGAGCACTTCGACATCCCGATGGACTTCGACTCCATCGCCGAGGCCGGCTCCCTCATGGGGACCGGCGCGATGATGATGTACTCCGACAAGACCTCGGTGGTCGAGGCCACGCTCAACTGGATCCGCTTCTACGAGCACGAGTCCTGCGGAAAGTGCACGCCCTGCCGGGAGGGCAACTTCTGGGTGGGTCAGATCCTCGAGCGGATGCTCGACGGCCGGGGTCGCCCGGAGGACATCGACACGCTGGATGAACTGGCCGACAACATCTTCGGGCGCTCCTTCTGCGCGCTTGCGGATGGGGCGACGTCCCCGGTCAAGTCCTCGATCAAGTACTTCCGTGACGAGTACGAGTACCTGATCCAGCGCGGTCGACTGCCCGACCACATCACGCCGCACGCCGGCGCCATCACCGACAACGCGCAGAGCAACCGGCCCAAGATGATGGTCGGAGTCGGCCATGTCTGA
- a CDS encoding NADH-quinone oxidoreductase subunit D codes for MTTTSTATLEPVDGEFTVAAPGEWQNLPDAIEDDLMVINMGPQHPSTHGVLRMLLTMDGEVIVDNQPVIGYLHTGIEKNAEYRPWVQGVTFVTRMDYLAPLHNELAYCLAVEKLLGISDQIPERAQAIRVILTEINRITSHQVALATGGMEMGALSAMIYGFREREDLLDILEFVTGLRMNHAFIRPGGLAQDVPETFIERVSEVIDALPGKIDELEDLLTQNPIWLERNSGVGVLTREQCLDLGVTGPVLRSTGLAHDLRKSQPYCGIEQYDFEVPTVDTCDGYGRFLIRIAEMRESIKIVQQALKVLPGGPVMVADKKIAWPAQLALGPDGLGNAKEYIGKIMGQSMEALIHHFKLVTEGFEVPKGQVYQAVESPRGELGYAMTSSGTNKPYRVRVREPSFIHIGTIPSVTRGLQIADVIAAVASLDPVMGGVDR; via the coding sequence CTGACGACCACCAGCACCGCGACACTCGAGCCCGTCGACGGGGAGTTCACCGTTGCCGCGCCCGGGGAGTGGCAGAACCTGCCGGATGCCATCGAAGACGACCTCATGGTCATCAACATGGGGCCGCAGCACCCGTCCACGCACGGCGTCCTCCGCATGCTGCTGACCATGGACGGCGAGGTCATCGTCGACAACCAGCCGGTCATCGGGTACCTCCACACCGGAATCGAGAAGAACGCCGAGTACCGGCCCTGGGTCCAGGGCGTGACGTTCGTCACACGAATGGATTACCTCGCGCCCTTGCACAACGAGTTGGCGTACTGCCTGGCGGTCGAGAAGCTGCTGGGCATCTCCGACCAGATCCCGGAGCGGGCGCAGGCCATCCGCGTGATCCTCACCGAGATCAATCGGATCACCTCCCACCAGGTCGCGTTGGCGACCGGCGGCATGGAGATGGGTGCGCTCTCGGCCATGATCTACGGCTTCCGAGAGCGCGAGGACCTGCTCGACATCCTCGAGTTCGTCACCGGCCTGCGGATGAACCACGCCTTCATCCGCCCCGGCGGTCTGGCTCAGGACGTCCCGGAGACCTTCATCGAGCGGGTCAGCGAGGTCATCGATGCGCTGCCCGGCAAGATCGACGAGCTGGAGGACCTGCTCACCCAGAACCCCATCTGGCTGGAGCGCAACAGCGGCGTCGGTGTCCTCACCCGTGAGCAGTGCTTGGACCTCGGTGTCACCGGGCCGGTTCTGCGGTCCACCGGTCTGGCCCACGACCTGCGCAAATCCCAGCCATACTGCGGCATCGAGCAGTACGACTTCGAGGTCCCGACGGTCGACACCTGCGACGGCTACGGGCGGTTCCTGATCCGCATCGCGGAGATGCGGGAGTCCATCAAGATCGTCCAGCAGGCCCTGAAGGTCCTGCCCGGCGGTCCGGTGATGGTGGCGGACAAGAAGATCGCCTGGCCGGCACAGTTGGCGCTCGGGCCCGACGGACTGGGCAACGCCAAGGAGTACATCGGCAAGATCATGGGCCAGTCCATGGAGGCGCTGATCCACCACTTCAAGCTGGTGACCGAGGGCTTCGAGGTGCCGAAGGGGCAGGTCTATCAGGCCGTCGAGAGCCCCCGCGGCGAGCTGGGTTACGCCATGACCTCCAGCGGCACCAACAAGCCCTACCGCGTCCGCGTGCGCGAGCCCTCCTTCATCCACATCGGCACCATCCCCTCGGTGACCCGGGGCCTCCAGATCGCCGACGTGATCGCGGCGGTGGCGTCACTGGACCCGGTGATGGGCGGCGTCGACCGCTAG